In one Microbacterium invictum genomic region, the following are encoded:
- a CDS encoding HNH endonuclease signature motif containing protein, whose amino-acid sequence MDADEKRRRAEDKRAGVFADELARLQRAEAKLAAKKTRLLADAYALTLEQRSRVGSASSRERDIPLRSMALELGMAVRVNDRSMQSQMHDAYELIELFPATMEALSEGRVTRAHAQVIQDAGRVIEDPVDRADFERIVLVEAERQSVPRTKKYALQRAAVLDPRPLQERHDTAIRERRVWVTDLDDTMSTLTILGSNVYIHGVYNRLTGQGTTIKDVDRAKRREYAVAQGEAAKTEGSGAGFGLGGDGGGQENVDAGDAEPWFDDRSLDEIRADLALDMLLTGSPTIDPTDGAKGGLGAITAEVQITIPITTLTGVTNSGAELNGITPVDPETARRMAGTARVWDRVMTDPITGVVTAVDRYVLHPSQTRFLNARDVTCRTPGCRRPAKLCDKDHSKDFALGGPTSNDNLCNECARHHTLKHATNWHVEQLPGGVLTFTSPGGKTYESHPPSRVAFVPTDDGGYGVAPF is encoded by the coding sequence GTGGACGCGGACGAGAAGCGGCGGCGGGCGGAGGACAAGCGCGCCGGGGTGTTCGCGGATGAGCTGGCTCGGTTGCAGCGGGCTGAGGCGAAGCTCGCGGCGAAGAAGACCCGGCTGCTCGCGGACGCGTATGCGTTGACGTTGGAGCAGCGGTCTCGGGTGGGGTCGGCGTCGTCGAGGGAGCGGGATATCCCGCTGCGGTCGATGGCGTTGGAGTTGGGGATGGCGGTGCGGGTGAATGACCGGTCGATGCAGTCGCAGATGCATGACGCGTACGAGCTGATCGAGTTGTTCCCGGCAACGATGGAAGCTCTTTCGGAGGGGCGGGTGACCAGGGCGCATGCGCAGGTGATCCAGGACGCCGGGCGGGTGATCGAGGACCCCGTGGATCGAGCGGACTTCGAACGGATCGTGCTCGTGGAGGCGGAGCGGCAGAGCGTGCCGCGGACGAAGAAGTACGCCCTCCAACGCGCCGCGGTGTTGGATCCGAGGCCGTTGCAGGAACGTCACGACACCGCAATCCGGGAACGGCGGGTGTGGGTCACCGACCTCGACGACACAATGTCGACCCTCACGATCCTGGGCAGCAACGTGTACATCCACGGGGTGTACAACCGGCTCACCGGGCAAGGCACCACCATCAAAGACGTCGACCGCGCGAAGCGGCGCGAGTATGCCGTTGCGCAGGGTGAGGCGGCGAAGACGGAGGGGAGCGGGGCAGGGTTCGGCCTCGGCGGCGACGGTGGGGGCCAGGAGAACGTCGATGCCGGCGACGCGGAGCCGTGGTTCGATGACCGGTCGTTGGATGAGATCCGCGCTGACCTGGCCCTGGACATGCTCCTCACCGGGTCCCCCACGATCGACCCCACCGATGGGGCGAAGGGCGGGCTCGGGGCCATCACCGCCGAAGTGCAGATCACCATCCCGATCACCACATTGACCGGAGTCACCAACTCCGGCGCCGAATTGAACGGGATCACCCCAGTGGACCCCGAGACCGCGAGGCGGATGGCGGGGACGGCGAGGGTCTGGGATCGGGTGATGACCGACCCCATCACCGGCGTGGTCACCGCGGTGGACCGGTACGTGCTTCATCCGTCGCAGACGAGGTTCCTCAACGCCCGGGACGTCACCTGCCGCACGCCGGGATGCCGGAGACCCGCGAAACTCTGCGACAAAGACCACTCGAAGGACTTCGCGTTAGGCGGTCCAACGTCCAACGACAACCTCTGCAACGAATGCGCCAGGCACCACACGCTCAAACACGCGACGAACTGGCATGTCGAGCAACTCCCCGGCGGGGTGCTGACGTTCACCAGTCCCGGCGGGAAGACATACGAGAGTCATCCACCCTCACGCGTCGCATTCGTCCCCACCGACGACGGCGGCTACGGCGTCGCACCCTTCTGA
- the fgd gene encoding glucose-6-phosphate dehydrogenase (coenzyme-F420), protein MTVPLRFGYKASAEQFGPTELADFAVLAEEMGFDSVFVSDHFQPWMHEGGHAPAAIPLLGAVGARTSTIIMGTSVLTPTFRYHPAVVAQAFATLGVMFPGRVVLGVGTGEALNEVTLGLEWPDPPERFQRLKESIQLIEKLWEAERVTFEGTYYSVDGATVYDRPDQKVPIYVGASGPAATRLAGRIADGYITTSGKDPSLYTDTLLPALREGLEKAGRPEDAIDTLMEVKVSYHPDRATAMEKTRFWAPLALSPEEKRDIHDPIEMQRRAAELPIERAASRFIVSTDPEEHVERIARYVDLGFRHLVFHDPGHDQAEFLRTYGEEILPRLRDRFGDA, encoded by the coding sequence ATGACGGTACCGCTGAGGTTCGGATACAAAGCATCGGCGGAGCAGTTCGGCCCGACCGAGCTCGCCGACTTCGCCGTGCTCGCCGAGGAGATGGGGTTCGACTCGGTCTTCGTCTCCGACCACTTCCAGCCCTGGATGCACGAGGGCGGGCACGCCCCGGCCGCCATTCCGCTGCTCGGAGCCGTGGGCGCACGGACCTCGACCATCATCATGGGCACCTCGGTGCTCACCCCCACCTTCCGCTACCACCCGGCGGTCGTCGCGCAGGCGTTCGCGACCCTCGGGGTGATGTTCCCGGGCCGCGTGGTGCTCGGCGTCGGCACGGGTGAGGCCCTCAACGAGGTGACTCTCGGGCTCGAGTGGCCCGACCCGCCCGAGCGGTTCCAGCGCCTGAAGGAGTCGATCCAGCTCATCGAGAAGCTGTGGGAGGCCGAGCGGGTGACCTTCGAGGGCACCTATTACTCCGTGGACGGGGCGACGGTGTACGACCGGCCCGATCAGAAGGTGCCGATCTACGTCGGCGCCTCGGGCCCCGCCGCCACGCGTCTCGCAGGCCGGATCGCGGACGGGTACATCACCACGAGCGGCAAGGACCCCTCGCTGTATACCGACACCCTGCTGCCGGCCCTGCGCGAGGGGCTGGAGAAGGCCGGTCGTCCGGAGGACGCGATCGACACCCTCATGGAGGTGAAGGTCTCGTACCACCCCGACCGCGCCACCGCCATGGAGAAGACCCGCTTCTGGGCGCCGCTGGCGCTCTCGCCCGAAGAGAAGCGCGACATCCACGACCCGATCGAGATGCAGCGCCGGGCTGCCGAGCTGCCGATCGAACGGGCCGCGTCGCGGTTCATCGTCTCCACGGATCCCGAGGAGCACGTCGAGCGGATCGCCCGCTACGTCGACCTCGGGTTCCGTCACCTCGTCTTCCACGACCCCGGCCACGATCAGGCCGAGTTCCTGCGGACCTACGGCGAGGAGATCCTGCCGCGACTGCGCGACCGCTTCGGCGACGCGTGA
- a CDS encoding ester cyclase yields MEPWQLHEWFADYIDAANRHDLNAIRGLVHAEVRRAHRPAGVEAWIADLDDLFHAFPDWRWRIIQVVAEDDRIAALVRGSGTHAGVWEGIAPTRRHVNVAEFAVYTLTAGLVTAFSGSEPFELRAQLTESRV; encoded by the coding sequence GTGGAACCCTGGCAGCTGCACGAGTGGTTCGCGGATTACATCGATGCGGCCAATCGCCACGACCTGAACGCGATCCGCGGCCTCGTGCACGCCGAGGTGCGCCGCGCCCACCGGCCGGCGGGTGTCGAGGCCTGGATCGCCGACCTCGACGATCTCTTCCACGCGTTCCCCGATTGGCGGTGGCGGATCATCCAGGTGGTTGCCGAGGACGATCGCATCGCCGCACTCGTGCGGGGGAGCGGCACTCATGCGGGGGTCTGGGAGGGCATCGCGCCGACGCGGCGCCATGTGAACGTCGCCGAGTTCGCTGTCTACACGCTGACCGCGGGCCTGGTCACCGCGTTCTCGGGGTCGGAGCCCTTCGAGCTGCGCGCGCAGCTCACCGAGTCGCGCGTCTGA
- a CDS encoding alpha/beta hydrolase yields MDLDRVDPALRAATRRTRLPDVSRPWIRSLLRAGIRVLPVPRRDGVEVVPIRIAGQRARVYRPRARVGDAALLWVHGGGLLIGDARQDERLCAETARDLGIVVVSLNYRLAPEHPFPAAHEDVHAGWRWVQSHAVDLGVERARIVIGGESAGGGLAAGLVQRIRDEAGVQPIGQWLFAPMIDDGTAADRTLDEIDHPVWNNRFNRAGWTAYLGDRAGGANVPRYAAPARAVDVAGLPPTYLAVGDIELFFPEVREFARRLSAAGVPTTLDVVPGGPHGFESWARDTEPARALLSRAHGWLRDVVATPA; encoded by the coding sequence ATGGACCTTGATCGGGTGGACCCGGCGCTGCGGGCGGCGACGCGCCGGACGCGTCTTCCGGACGTCTCGCGGCCTTGGATCCGCTCCCTGCTGCGGGCGGGCATTCGGGTGCTGCCCGTCCCGCGGCGCGACGGCGTCGAGGTGGTGCCGATCCGGATTGCCGGGCAGCGTGCTCGCGTGTACCGGCCCCGGGCGCGTGTGGGCGATGCAGCGCTCCTCTGGGTCCACGGCGGGGGTCTGCTCATCGGCGATGCCCGCCAGGACGAGAGGCTGTGCGCCGAGACAGCGCGCGATCTCGGCATCGTCGTCGTCTCGCTGAACTACCGCCTCGCACCCGAGCATCCGTTCCCCGCCGCCCATGAGGACGTCCATGCCGGCTGGCGCTGGGTGCAGTCGCACGCCGTCGATCTGGGTGTCGAGCGCGCGAGGATCGTCATCGGCGGAGAGAGCGCGGGCGGCGGCCTCGCCGCAGGTCTGGTGCAGCGGATCCGGGACGAGGCCGGAGTGCAGCCGATCGGGCAGTGGCTCTTCGCGCCGATGATCGATGATGGGACTGCCGCCGATCGGACGCTCGATGAGATCGATCATCCGGTGTGGAACAACCGCTTCAACCGCGCCGGATGGACGGCCTACCTCGGTGATCGCGCGGGCGGAGCGAACGTACCCCGGTACGCCGCGCCGGCCCGAGCGGTGGATGTGGCGGGGCTCCCACCGACCTACCTCGCGGTCGGTGACATCGAACTGTTCTTCCCGGAGGTGCGCGAATTCGCCCGGCGGCTCTCCGCCGCCGGCGTGCCGACGACCCTCGACGTCGTGCCAGGCGGTCCGCACGGTTTTGAAAGCTGGGCTCGTGACACCGAACCGGCTCGGGCGCTCCTTTCCCGCGCCCACGGCTGGCTGAGGGATGTCGTCGCGACGCCCGCGTGA
- a CDS encoding DNA/RNA non-specific endonuclease has protein sequence MSGYEPGFLGVEVPLPTRAGGGGRRLDYPRFSVVLDAQRRLAAVTAVNIDGARLLDLPRTGEWRLDPRAPADEQTGPEVYARNDLDRGHLVRRRDPGWGTAAEAREATEATFFYTNAAPQAADFNQSKELWLGLEDHVLAFAEASDQRISVFTAPIFGDDDPPYRGIQVPLRFYKIAAWVGAEALEAAGFVLDQSELVDTRQGVVAVDRLGGFRTFQVPISDIAAATGLDFGPLVDADVLEIAGARAEGWRELGGASDIRWGRG, from the coding sequence ATGAGCGGGTACGAGCCGGGGTTCCTCGGGGTGGAGGTGCCGTTGCCGACGCGTGCGGGAGGGGGCGGTCGGCGGCTGGACTACCCGAGGTTCAGCGTGGTGCTGGACGCGCAGCGGCGGCTCGCCGCCGTGACGGCGGTGAACATCGACGGCGCGCGGCTGCTCGATCTGCCCCGCACCGGCGAGTGGCGACTCGACCCGCGCGCGCCGGCGGACGAGCAGACCGGACCGGAGGTGTACGCGCGCAACGACCTCGACCGCGGGCACCTGGTGCGGCGGCGGGACCCGGGGTGGGGGACGGCCGCCGAGGCCCGCGAGGCCACGGAGGCGACCTTCTTCTACACCAACGCTGCGCCGCAGGCCGCGGACTTCAATCAGTCGAAAGAGCTGTGGCTCGGGCTCGAGGATCACGTGCTCGCGTTCGCCGAGGCGTCGGACCAGCGGATCAGCGTCTTCACGGCTCCGATCTTCGGTGACGACGACCCGCCGTACCGCGGCATCCAGGTGCCGCTGCGGTTCTACAAGATCGCGGCGTGGGTCGGGGCCGAGGCGCTCGAGGCGGCGGGTTTCGTGCTGGACCAGTCGGAGCTCGTCGACACTCGTCAAGGGGTGGTGGCGGTCGATCGGCTGGGCGGCTTCCGGACCTTCCAGGTGCCGATCTCCGACATCGCGGCGGCGACGGGGCTGGATTTCGGACCGCTGGTGGATGCGGATGTGCTCGAGATCGCGGGCGCGCGGGCGGAGGGATGGCGCGAACTCGGCGGGGCGTCGGACATCCGGTGGGGGCGCGGTTGA
- a CDS encoding FAD-dependent oxidoreductase produces MTEGNSAAPDHTTCAIVGGGPAGIVLGLLLARAGIEVTVLEKHADFLRDFRGDTVHPATLGLLDDLGLFEQFDALPHSKLRRAYFPGRDGSDVFADFDRLPVRHPYIAMVPQWDLLDLLADTAAAEPTFTLRREHTVTAVTRRGGRVTGVAYTSPDGEGRLSADLVVGCDGRWSTVRRSVGLPVREIPVRFDVWWYRLPTDRPLPESLLPRVRDGRVAIGIPRRGYVQVAALGPKGTDAEVRSRGIGAFRRDAAILFPELDDGVDALSSMDDVKHLDVRLERLRRWHANNVLCIGDAAHAMSPVGGVGINLAIQDAVVTARLLAGPLARGELDRPGGSRVLARVRRRRLPAVAVIQTLQRILHARLIMPALGGDPLDPPAWLLRLVRVVPAVTALPAFLIGVGVRPERAPSWARRPDGSPRVRRATR; encoded by the coding sequence GTGACCGAAGGCAACAGCGCCGCCCCCGACCATACGACCTGCGCGATCGTGGGGGGCGGCCCCGCGGGCATCGTGCTCGGGCTGCTGCTCGCCCGCGCCGGAATCGAGGTGACGGTTCTCGAGAAGCACGCCGACTTCCTCCGCGACTTCCGCGGCGATACGGTGCACCCCGCCACGCTCGGACTCCTCGACGACCTCGGCCTGTTCGAACAGTTCGACGCCCTTCCCCACTCGAAGCTCCGTCGCGCCTACTTCCCGGGACGCGACGGCTCCGACGTCTTCGCCGATTTCGACAGGCTGCCGGTGCGCCATCCCTACATCGCCATGGTGCCGCAGTGGGACCTGCTCGACCTCCTCGCCGACACCGCCGCCGCCGAACCCACCTTCACACTCCGGCGGGAACACACCGTGACGGCGGTGACACGGCGGGGCGGCCGGGTGACCGGTGTGGCCTACACCTCACCGGACGGCGAGGGCCGGCTCTCCGCGGACCTGGTGGTGGGCTGCGACGGCCGGTGGTCGACCGTGCGCCGAAGCGTCGGGCTTCCGGTGCGCGAGATCCCCGTCAGGTTCGACGTCTGGTGGTACCGGCTGCCGACCGACCGACCCCTGCCCGAAAGCCTCCTCCCCCGCGTGCGGGATGGCAGGGTCGCGATCGGCATCCCGCGCCGCGGTTATGTGCAGGTGGCCGCTCTCGGCCCGAAAGGCACCGACGCCGAGGTGCGCTCTCGCGGCATCGGCGCCTTCCGCCGCGACGCTGCCATCCTCTTCCCCGAACTCGACGACGGTGTCGACGCGCTCTCGAGCATGGACGATGTGAAACACCTCGATGTGCGTCTCGAGCGTCTCCGCCGCTGGCACGCGAACAACGTGCTCTGCATCGGCGATGCCGCTCACGCCATGTCGCCCGTCGGCGGCGTGGGCATCAACCTGGCGATTCAGGACGCCGTCGTCACCGCCCGCCTCCTCGCCGGCCCCCTCGCCCGCGGGGAGCTCGACCGTCCAGGCGGCAGCCGGGTGCTCGCCCGGGTGCGCCGGCGTCGCCTGCCGGCGGTGGCCGTCATCCAGACACTCCAGCGGATCCTCCATGCACGCCTCATCATGCCGGCGCTCGGCGGTGATCCGCTCGATCCGCCCGCCTGGCTTCTGCGCCTCGTCCGCGTCGTCCCGGCCGTGACCGCCCTCCCCGCCTTCCTGATCGGAGTGGGTGTCAGGCCCGAGCGGGCACCGAGCTGGGCGCGGCGTCCCGACGGCAGCCCGCGCGTCAGACGCGCGACTCGGTGA
- the cofC gene encoding 2-phospho-L-lactate guanylyltransferase, with translation MPDAPSGWVVVVPVKGTTRGKSRLSVDGVDRVALARAIALDTVAAAASCPQVEKVIVVTDEATLPLHAADIPGLRFIPEGDARGLNAAIAAGMAAAGEGMPRAALLGDVPALRGEDLGVALRAAASVDRGVVADAEGTGSTLVTARAGVPWESAFGDGSFAAHRALGCAVLEVPDDSTLRRDVDTADQLRDAAAIGLGERTSAVLG, from the coding sequence GTGCCGGACGCGCCATCCGGCTGGGTGGTCGTCGTCCCGGTGAAGGGCACCACGCGGGGGAAGTCGCGCCTCAGCGTCGACGGGGTCGATCGCGTCGCCCTCGCGCGGGCGATCGCCCTCGATACCGTCGCCGCCGCAGCATCCTGTCCTCAGGTCGAGAAGGTGATCGTCGTGACCGATGAGGCGACGCTGCCCCTGCACGCCGCCGACATTCCCGGACTGAGGTTCATCCCCGAGGGCGACGCGCGGGGGTTGAACGCCGCGATCGCCGCCGGCATGGCTGCCGCCGGAGAGGGGATGCCGCGGGCCGCGCTCCTCGGCGACGTGCCGGCGCTGCGCGGTGAAGACCTCGGCGTCGCGCTGCGGGCGGCCGCATCGGTGGACCGCGGAGTCGTCGCCGACGCCGAGGGCACCGGTTCGACTCTCGTGACCGCGCGGGCGGGTGTCCCCTGGGAGTCGGCGTTCGGCGACGGGTCGTTCGCGGCACATCGCGCGCTCGGGTGCGCAGTGCTGGAGGTGCCGGATGACTCGACGCTCCGGCGTGACGTCGACACCGCCGACCAGCTGCGCGATGCGGCGGCGATCGGCCTCGGGGAGCGGACGTCGGCGGTGCTCGGATGA
- a CDS encoding NAD(P)/FAD-dependent oxidoreductase, whose product MSPSPASPLPLPRTAEVVIVGAGFAGIGMAMALRRAGHDDLVILERGDAVGGTWRDNTYPGVACDVPSHLYGFAAHPNPDWSGVFARGDEIRRYLDDVADRERLRSRMHLRTPMLGAEWDDRVARWRVRTPAGDIVAEALVLACGRLTEPLIPEVPGLETFPGPLFHSARWDHTADLTGRRVAVVGTGASAVQLVPELARTAAHVTLFQRTPAWIVPREAREYTGAERARFAAHPEELARLRDELYREGERRFASRSGDAAASDAAREIALAHLDRQVADAALRRALTPDYAFGCKRVLLSDDFYPAVASDAVTLEPSALASADGTTLVAASGRRVEVDAVVLATGFASTRQPYAELVRGEGGTTLAAHWSAGMSAFASTVVSGFPNLFVLNGPNASLGHNSSVLMIEEQAAYAVSALERRAVAPAGVLRVDPAAEEAYIGEIAAAAASTPWLSGGCRNWYVDERSGRLTLLWPGTVEAFRRRLAQADGSEFTGTPVGARGKEST is encoded by the coding sequence GTGAGTCCCTCCCCCGCATCGCCGCTCCCGCTGCCGCGGACCGCCGAGGTCGTCATCGTCGGCGCCGGATTCGCCGGCATCGGCATGGCGATGGCCCTTCGCCGCGCCGGGCACGACGACCTCGTGATCCTCGAACGCGGCGACGCGGTCGGGGGCACGTGGCGCGACAACACCTATCCGGGCGTCGCGTGCGACGTGCCCAGCCACCTGTACGGCTTCGCCGCGCACCCGAACCCCGACTGGTCGGGCGTCTTCGCCCGGGGCGACGAGATCCGCCGCTACCTCGACGACGTCGCCGACCGCGAGCGGCTCCGTTCCCGGATGCACCTGCGCACGCCGATGCTCGGCGCGGAGTGGGACGATCGCGTCGCGCGGTGGCGCGTGCGCACGCCGGCCGGCGACATCGTCGCCGAAGCGCTCGTCCTGGCCTGCGGACGGCTCACCGAACCGCTCATCCCCGAGGTCCCCGGGCTCGAGACCTTTCCCGGACCCCTGTTCCACTCGGCACGATGGGACCACACGGCCGACCTGACCGGCCGCCGCGTCGCTGTGGTCGGCACCGGCGCGAGCGCGGTGCAGCTCGTCCCCGAGCTCGCCCGGACAGCGGCACACGTGACGCTCTTCCAGCGGACACCCGCATGGATCGTGCCGCGGGAGGCGCGGGAGTACACCGGCGCCGAGCGCGCCCGCTTCGCCGCGCACCCCGAGGAGCTCGCGCGCCTGCGCGACGAGCTGTACCGCGAGGGCGAGCGACGCTTCGCCTCGCGGTCGGGCGACGCCGCGGCATCCGACGCAGCCCGCGAGATCGCGCTGGCCCATCTCGACCGGCAGGTCGCCGATGCGGCACTTCGCCGCGCCCTCACCCCCGACTACGCGTTCGGCTGCAAGCGCGTTCTGCTCTCGGATGACTTCTACCCCGCCGTCGCCTCCGACGCGGTCACGCTCGAGCCCTCGGCGCTCGCGTCGGCCGACGGCACGACGCTGGTCGCAGCGAGCGGTCGGCGGGTCGAGGTCGATGCGGTCGTGCTCGCCACCGGATTCGCCTCGACACGCCAGCCGTACGCCGAGCTCGTCCGCGGAGAGGGCGGCACCACCCTCGCTGCCCACTGGTCGGCGGGGATGAGCGCCTTCGCATCGACCGTGGTGAGCGGGTTCCCGAACCTCTTCGTGCTGAACGGGCCCAACGCGTCGCTCGGACACAACTCGTCGGTGCTGATGATCGAAGAGCAGGCGGCCTACGCCGTCTCGGCGCTCGAGCGCCGCGCGGTCGCACCCGCCGGCGTGCTGCGGGTGGACCCCGCCGCCGAAGAGGCCTACATCGGCGAGATCGCCGCCGCCGCGGCATCCACCCCCTGGCTCTCGGGCGGATGCCGCAACTGGTACGTGGACGAGCGGTCGGGGCGGCTGACGCTGCTGTGGCCCGGGACGGTCGAGGCCTTCCGGCGGCGGCTGGCGCAAGCGGATGGATCGGAATTCACCGGCACACCGGTGGGAGCACGAGGAAAGGAATCGACATGA